One genomic segment of Kiritimatiella glycovorans includes these proteins:
- a CDS encoding FGGY family carbohydrate kinase codes for MILAIDLGSTSFKAALFDETMTMRGEGSAYLPYRETGEHVTFEVEAARECLASAILQSLDAAGSQASHTEAVVLTSQAQTFTACDEKDTAVLPFISWQDRRAAALARTARTELPDFAYHSSFHEPLAGLLVCLLKALSRQGVLHQNHEILPLPACITRALTGRTAIDANLAAMTGLYSLQTDSWHAPFLIWAGIKAGQLPVVIPTGAPAGQTVENNPFDLPAGIPVVCAGNDQTAAGYAAGLEPDAMLVTLGTAQVVYQRVDGKPAARSGLVRGPFPGGGYYRMIADDYGGNLISRAIEQLELAGGFGEFFRLAGAGLESGRIAATLHVRKGAISWEGAVSNEEKAAGVIDWLCARMAGAVDTLRADHKPVYLASGGGARNAAWVRHLESKLGAGELPTRPADPVRGAAHMALSVPAVQRAAARSESGRPSAS; via the coding sequence ATGATTCTGGCGATCGATCTCGGCTCGACGAGTTTCAAGGCGGCGTTATTTGACGAGACGATGACTATGCGGGGCGAGGGGTCGGCTTATCTCCCCTACCGTGAAACCGGCGAGCATGTAACGTTCGAGGTCGAGGCCGCGCGGGAATGCCTGGCGTCCGCCATCCTCCAGAGCCTTGACGCCGCGGGTTCGCAGGCCTCTCATACTGAAGCCGTCGTGCTGACAAGCCAGGCCCAGACCTTCACGGCCTGCGACGAAAAGGACACGGCCGTGCTCCCCTTTATCAGCTGGCAGGATCGGCGCGCCGCGGCTCTGGCCCGGACGGCCCGGACCGAGCTCCCTGATTTCGCGTACCACAGCAGTTTTCACGAACCCCTCGCCGGGCTGCTGGTCTGCCTGCTGAAGGCCCTAAGCCGCCAGGGGGTGTTGCATCAGAACCATGAGATCCTTCCCCTGCCCGCCTGCATAACCCGCGCACTGACGGGCCGCACGGCGATCGACGCGAACCTGGCGGCCATGACGGGACTCTATTCGCTTCAGACCGACTCCTGGCACGCGCCCTTTCTCATTTGGGCGGGGATCAAGGCCGGGCAGCTCCCCGTGGTCATCCCAACCGGCGCGCCGGCGGGACAGACCGTAGAAAATAACCCGTTCGATCTTCCGGCGGGGATCCCCGTCGTCTGCGCCGGCAACGACCAGACGGCGGCGGGCTATGCCGCCGGGCTGGAACCCGATGCGATGCTGGTCACGCTGGGGACCGCCCAGGTGGTCTACCAGAGGGTTGATGGAAAGCCTGCGGCGCGATCCGGTCTGGTCCGCGGCCCCTTCCCCGGCGGGGGGTACTACCGCATGATCGCCGATGACTACGGCGGCAATCTGATCTCCCGGGCCATTGAACAACTGGAGCTTGCGGGGGGATTCGGCGAATTCTTCCGGCTCGCGGGAGCGGGGCTGGAGTCGGGGCGTATTGCCGCCACACTGCACGTTCGGAAGGGTGCAATCTCCTGGGAGGGGGCGGTCTCAAACGAAGAGAAGGCGGCGGGGGTGATCGACTGGCTCTGCGCGCGAATGGCCGGAGCCGTCGATACGCTTCGCGCAGACCATAAGCCGGTTTACCTGGCCTCCGGCGGCGGTGCGCGCAACGCCGCCTGGGTCCGGCATCTTGAATCGAAACTCGGGGCGGGCGAACTGCCGACCCGGCCCGCCGACCCGGTCCGTGGAGCGGCGCACATGGCCCTTTCCGTCCCGGCGGTTCAGCGCGCGGCGGCGAGGTCGGAAAGCGGCCGCCCCAGCGCCTCGTAG
- a CDS encoding complex I 24 kDa subunit family protein produces MEGGSVSEKQETERVLTPELRGYAEEWAERPGSLIMVLHKVQEHFGYIPRQAAFEVAELLSVPPARVFGVITFYHLFKLQEPGRNRIAVCMGTACYLKGAEDLITELEQLLGVGLNTVTPDGEFSVEAVRCIGCCGLAPVLTVNGHVHGNLTPEDLPDILAQYRGA; encoded by the coding sequence ATGGAGGGCGGATCCGTGAGTGAAAAGCAGGAGACGGAGCGGGTGCTGACGCCTGAGCTGCGCGGCTACGCGGAGGAGTGGGCCGAACGTCCGGGCAGCCTGATCATGGTGCTGCACAAGGTTCAGGAGCATTTCGGGTACATTCCGCGGCAGGCGGCCTTCGAGGTGGCGGAGCTTCTTTCCGTCCCGCCGGCGCGGGTATTCGGGGTGATCACGTTTTACCACCTGTTCAAGCTGCAGGAACCGGGCCGGAACCGGATCGCGGTCTGCATGGGGACGGCCTGTTATCTGAAGGGGGCCGAAGATCTCATCACCGAGCTGGAGCAGCTTCTGGGGGTGGGGTTGAACACGGTCACGCCGGACGGGGAGTTTTCGGTGGAGGCCGTCCGCTGCATCGGCTGCTGCGGGCTGGCGCCGGTGCTTACGGTGAACGGCCATGTACACGGCAATCTGACGCCGGAAGACCTCCCGGACATTCTGGCGCAATACCGCGGGGCGTAG
- a CDS encoding DeoR/GlpR family DNA-binding transcription regulator, with the protein METTQSLKADERRERIREALLCGKPIVIGELARRFAVSEMTVRRDLQRLEDSGEVRRTHGGAVPTERMLFEFDFAARRSQYRAAKRTIAAEAVTRIEPGQRLILDNGTTTLELAMLLKDFPELTVVTPSLAVAAVLQFSEGIDTILLGGLLRRGHAELTGIVTEKILSMFSVDIAFQGADGIGLDGRLYTGDPRVAEVDRRIRSCAARTYVLADSSKVGQTALLVHGSLAEAEALITDAAVRDEDCAALEKTGVAVIRAEG; encoded by the coding sequence ATGGAAACAACACAAAGCTTGAAGGCGGATGAGCGTCGGGAGCGGATACGGGAGGCTCTCCTGTGCGGGAAGCCGATCGTCATCGGTGAACTGGCCCGGCGATTCGCGGTGAGCGAGATGACGGTGCGGCGCGATCTGCAACGGCTCGAAGACTCGGGTGAGGTGAGGAGGACGCACGGGGGCGCGGTACCGACGGAGCGGATGCTCTTCGAATTCGATTTTGCCGCGCGGCGTTCGCAGTACCGGGCGGCGAAACGGACGATTGCCGCGGAGGCGGTGACCCGGATTGAACCCGGGCAGCGGCTTATCCTGGATAACGGAACGACGACCCTCGAACTGGCGATGCTGCTCAAGGATTTTCCCGAACTGACGGTGGTGACTCCCAGCCTGGCCGTGGCGGCGGTCCTCCAGTTCTCGGAGGGGATCGACACGATCCTGCTCGGCGGACTCCTGCGGCGCGGACATGCGGAACTGACCGGAATTGTCACGGAGAAGATTCTGTCTATGTTCTCGGTTGATATCGCGTTCCAGGGTGCGGACGGCATCGGACTCGACGGCCGCCTCTATACCGGCGATCCGCGGGTGGCCGAGGTGGACCGCCGGATTCGTTCGTGCGCGGCCAGGACGTATGTCCTCGCGGACAGCTCCAAGGTCGGCCAGACCGCCTTGCTTGTCCACGGATCCCTCGCCGAGGCCGAGGCGCTGATCACGGATGCGGCCGTGCGCGACGAAGATTGCGCGGCTCTGGAAAAAACCGGCGTGGCGGTTATCCGGGCGGAGGGGTAG
- a CDS encoding sensor histidine kinase gives MHATLSDILSELAANAAEAGSREVDLAVVERGPEVLIEVADDGRGMDEAERLRALDPCFSGSGAHPGREAGLGLAFALQAAESAGGAVDIDSKPGEGTRVRARFDRTNIDTPPEGDWVTAFLMALGIPGADEVRIRHERGARAWSVARSSLAARLGGLERARALNAARRELLERERTLEADGREAVTHDGIEEHGNQAAG, from the coding sequence ATGCACGCGACGTTAAGCGACATCCTGAGCGAGCTGGCGGCGAACGCGGCCGAAGCCGGGTCGCGCGAAGTCGATCTCGCGGTCGTGGAGCGGGGTCCTGAAGTATTGATTGAAGTCGCGGACGACGGACGCGGGATGGATGAGGCGGAGCGTTTGCGCGCACTCGACCCCTGCTTCTCGGGCAGCGGCGCGCATCCGGGCCGCGAGGCGGGACTGGGCCTGGCCTTCGCGCTGCAGGCGGCGGAGAGTGCCGGCGGGGCGGTGGACATCGATTCAAAGCCGGGCGAAGGGACCCGGGTCCGTGCGCGGTTCGACCGGACGAACATCGACACGCCGCCCGAAGGGGACTGGGTTACGGCGTTTCTGATGGCGCTCGGGATCCCGGGCGCGGACGAGGTCCGGATCCGTCATGAACGCGGAGCGCGCGCATGGTCCGTCGCGCGCTCGTCCCTGGCCGCCCGCCTCGGAGGGCTGGAACGGGCGCGCGCACTGAACGCGGCGCGCCGTGAGCTGCTGGAACGCGAAAGAACACTGGAGGCAGACGGCCGCGAGGCCGTAACGCACGACGGCATTGAAGAGCACGGGAATCAAGCGGCCGGATAA
- a CDS encoding KpsF/GutQ family sugar-phosphate isomerase, which yields MNSTAMEAACASIEIETRAVCGLEGIERSEAFGQAVDALAACPRIMTCASGSSGIAARKFAHTLCCIERGAMFMPPGEAVHGGLGGLKTEDVMVMVSRGGKTAELMPVIDVCRKKGATLIAVTENLNSILAQAAAIVLPLRIERESDPLDTMATSSFIATIALFDALIAALIEQTGFTRAQFGLIHPGGAVGEELSGDGS from the coding sequence ATGAATTCTACGGCTATGGAAGCGGCCTGCGCATCGATTGAGATTGAGACGCGTGCGGTCTGCGGCCTGGAGGGTATTGAGCGCAGCGAGGCGTTCGGGCAGGCGGTGGACGCCCTGGCCGCATGCCCGCGCATTATGACCTGCGCCAGCGGTTCGTCGGGTATCGCTGCGCGGAAATTCGCGCACACGCTCTGCTGCATCGAACGCGGCGCGATGTTCATGCCGCCGGGGGAAGCGGTCCACGGCGGGCTTGGCGGCCTCAAGACGGAGGATGTCATGGTCATGGTCTCGCGCGGCGGAAAGACCGCGGAACTGATGCCGGTGATCGACGTCTGCCGCAAAAAGGGCGCGACCCTGATCGCGGTCACCGAAAACCTCAACTCCATCCTGGCGCAGGCCGCCGCCATCGTGTTGCCGCTGCGTATCGAACGGGAAAGCGATCCGCTCGATACGATGGCCACGTCGAGTTTCATCGCGACCATCGCATTGTTCGACGCGCTGATCGCCGCTCTGATCGAGCAGACCGGCTTCACCCGCGCACAGTTCGGATTGATCCACCCGGGCGGAGCGGTCGGGGAAGAGTTGAGCGGGGATGGTTCGTAA
- a CDS encoding redox-sensing transcriptional repressor Rex gives MNRETVQRLSQYKNVLHKLKSLGFVRVFSDNLADALGVSASLVRKDFSTFGFTGNKRGGYRIDELLEKMDRLFGKNEIKRIVVVGCGKIGMALINHHGFAREGIRVLAGFDTDPEVINPEASFPIYDVSELPEFVKREKISVAAMAVPEGAAGRVLDTLVECGIHGVLNFTPLQLKSREDCVIHNINIAMEIEKLFYLLRFNENAGQDKVKAPAS, from the coding sequence GTGAATAGAGAGACGGTACAACGGTTGTCCCAGTACAAGAACGTATTGCATAAACTCAAGTCTTTAGGGTTCGTGAGGGTGTTTTCGGATAATCTCGCGGATGCGCTGGGGGTTTCGGCTTCGCTGGTGAGGAAGGATTTTTCGACCTTCGGGTTCACGGGCAACAAGCGCGGCGGGTACCGGATCGACGAGCTTCTGGAGAAGATGGACCGTCTTTTCGGGAAGAACGAGATCAAGCGGATCGTGGTGGTCGGATGCGGGAAGATCGGCATGGCGCTGATCAATCATCACGGGTTCGCCCGCGAGGGCATTCGGGTGCTGGCGGGATTCGACACGGATCCGGAGGTGATCAACCCGGAGGCTTCGTTCCCGATCTACGATGTGAGCGAGCTTCCCGAATTCGTAAAGCGCGAAAAAATCTCGGTGGCGGCGATGGCCGTGCCGGAGGGCGCCGCGGGTCGCGTGCTGGATACGCTCGTGGAATGCGGAATCCACGGCGTCCTGAATTTCACCCCGCTCCAGCTTAAGAGCCGCGAGGATTGCGTCATTCACAACATCAACATCGCGATGGAGATCGAAAAACTGTTCTACCTGCTGCGCTTCAATGAAAATGCGGGGCAGGACAAGGTGAAGGCGCCGGCTTCATGA
- a CDS encoding iron-sulfur binding hydrogenase has product MNTTDLKSIEGFEELLAAPEPGTIRTAYCSDLLSDVMGHAPADSVLVTVQAHKNTVAVANLAGVRALVLCNGRAFPDDALEAARRAELAVFATADSQFIASCRIYEALGRPLSDLAAAR; this is encoded by the coding sequence ATGAATACGACAGACCTTAAATCGATCGAGGGGTTCGAGGAGCTGCTGGCGGCTCCCGAGCCGGGGACGATCCGGACCGCCTACTGCTCCGATCTGCTGAGCGATGTCATGGGCCATGCGCCCGCGGACTCGGTGCTGGTCACGGTGCAGGCGCACAAAAATACCGTCGCCGTCGCCAACCTGGCCGGCGTGCGCGCGCTCGTCCTCTGCAACGGCCGCGCCTTTCCCGACGATGCGCTCGAGGCCGCCCGCCGCGCGGAACTCGCGGTTTTCGCGACCGCCGATTCGCAGTTCATCGCCTCCTGCCGGATCTACGAGGCGCTGGGGCGGCCGCTTTCCGACCTCGCCGCCGCGCGCTGA
- a CDS encoding CBS domain-containing protein produces MNGRRAPVNHQADEPSPMLVLDLLVRLKVRDVMSSRLITARRGDRLSRVRALMREHGITGVPIVEARRLCGLVTLETMIRALEQGFMEEPAGAHMAAGLVCLEEQMPLSFAISYFDKYSYRHFPVLNEHRELAGIVTAKDINTALLGELLKTLRSREAEEPEAAAGVEPGRWAKTYRLERYDFENAGRASTEIKSRLREAGLPGAWIRRVTIAVYEMEMNLVAHSYGGTLSFQLDREGAEMRAEDTGPGIADTARALEEGYSTATEWIRSLGFGAGMGLPNIRRVADAFDIESGAGEGTRVHAAIRLKEE; encoded by the coding sequence ATGAACGGGAGACGAGCGCCGGTGAACCATCAGGCGGATGAACCGTCCCCTATGCTCGTGCTGGACCTTCTGGTCAGGCTCAAGGTCCGCGATGTCATGTCGTCCCGCCTGATCACGGCACGCCGCGGCGACCGGCTCAGCCGGGTGCGCGCCCTGATGCGCGAGCACGGCATCACGGGCGTGCCGATCGTCGAAGCGCGACGCCTGTGCGGACTGGTTACGCTGGAGACGATGATCCGCGCCCTGGAGCAGGGGTTCATGGAGGAGCCGGCGGGCGCCCACATGGCGGCCGGCCTGGTCTGCCTGGAGGAGCAGATGCCGCTGTCGTTCGCGATCTCCTACTTCGATAAATATTCGTACCGCCATTTTCCCGTCCTGAACGAGCACCGTGAACTGGCCGGGATCGTAACCGCAAAAGATATCAATACGGCCCTGCTCGGCGAATTGCTGAAGACTCTGCGTTCACGCGAGGCGGAGGAGCCGGAAGCCGCAGCCGGGGTGGAGCCGGGTCGCTGGGCAAAGACGTACCGGCTGGAGCGCTACGACTTCGAAAACGCGGGCCGCGCTTCGACGGAGATCAAGTCGCGCCTCCGCGAGGCGGGACTGCCCGGCGCCTGGATCCGCCGCGTAACGATCGCAGTCTATGAAATGGAAATGAACCTGGTCGCCCACTCGTACGGGGGAACCCTCTCCTTCCAACTCGACCGGGAAGGCGCGGAGATGCGCGCGGAAGACACCGGCCCGGGCATCGCGGACACGGCCCGGGCGCTGGAGGAAGGGTACTCCACGGCCACGGAGTGGATCCGTTCACTGGGATTCGGCGCCGGGATGGGTCTGCCGAATATACGCCGCGTCGCGGACGCGTTCGATATCGAGTCGGGGGCAGGGGAGGGGACCCGCGTGCACGCCGCCATCAGACTGAAGGAGGAATGA